Genomic DNA from Candidatus Kaiserbacteria bacterium:
ACGTACTTTCTTTTTGCCAAAGTATAAGCGTCTTTCCGAATGCATAGCGTGACGTATTGAGGTAGTCGCTTTTACCCTCAGAACTAATACGAACACCAGGAGTGGGTGACTCAGGATTCCCAAAGAATACATCAACCGTGTCGAGCGTGATGTCGTGTACAGAGATATACGCATTGCGGTAGGTAGTGACGGCACTGTTTTCAGCAGAGAGGAGTGCGCTCTCTGCGTCCCCCACAGAAATTTCACTTACCGCTGCACTCGCGAGTGCAGATTCATATCCAGCTTCTGCTTGAAGGAGTTGTGCACGCTCACTGCCATTCTCAATCGAGCCGAGAATGCTGCCTGCCGTGACGCGGTCACCAATTTTTGTATTGACGGTGGTGATACGCCCACCAGCCTCTGCTTGGAGTCTTGCTTCGGAGATAGCACGCACGGTACCCACTACAGAAAAGGTGCTTTCACTACCAAAATTCCCTACGGTCGCAAGAGTGACGGAAGGAAGGGAGGGCTCTGCTACATCAGTAGTTGTGTCATCACCAGTAACGAGGATAACGAGTATCACAAGCACCAACATGAGTCCTCCAATACGAAAGACCTTAGCACGAGTGCTTTGAGGCATAAAGAAAGCGACTGTTTTCCGAAGAAAACCAGTTATTGATTGAATCATACGGTAAAAAATATAAAGAAACTAAGACCAAAACTCTACATGATTATTTCAAGAAAGTCAATGCTTGCGCTGTGGTTCTGTGATGGAATAGAAATAAATAATGGGCCTGTATTCTCCCAATTTAATACAAAAAAGAGCCACCGTGCTAAGATGCAGTGGAAAAGGCACAAAAATATTTGAGTTTATAAAGAAGTATTCCCCTACAATAATCAATCTATCTTATGAAAAACGTGTATCACATCGTCACACATCCAAATCTCGATAAGTCTCGCGTGAATAAAGAAGTATTAAAGGCATTTGAGGGAAAAGAAGGTGTGGAAACTCGAAAGCTCTATGAAACGTACCCTGATTGGGAGATTGATGTTGCGAGAGAAAAAGAAAGTCTTTTGAAAGCAGATATTATCGTAGTGCAGACTCCATTTTATTGGTATTCAACTCCAGGTCTTTTTAAGGAGTGGGAAGACCGTGCTCTCGAATACGGATTTGCCTATGGTGAAGGGGGCGATAAATTAAAAGACAAAAAGTTGCAGATTGTACTTTCAGCATTTGGTCCCGAGGAAGCGTATCAGCATGGAGGATACAACAGATTTACTATTGAGGAACTACTCCGCCCTCTTGAACAGACTGCTTTCTTGTGCAAAATGAGTTTTCTGAAACCTCTCGCACTCCTTGGAGTTGCACACAAGACTGATGTGGAATTGGTCGCCTTCAAGGACCTTGTTGAAAAAACAATCGAGAATCTCCGAATATAAATTCACGGACAAAAGAAAAGCCACCCGAGGGAAAGCTTTTCCCTGGGGTGGCTACTATGCAAGACTGATGATGACGCGTCGATCTACTTTCTGCTCAATCGGTACTTGAAGCAGGTCGTCGGTGGTAACTTTAGTCCAGCCCCGTTCTGGATCAGCTGTCTCATAGTCAGTGATTGCGAAAACGAATGAATGATTTCCCACCGTTACCGTCACGCGGTCATTCACTTCGCCTGTATCTGCGCCCGGCTTGAAAGCATTGTACAGCTTAGTCGCCAGTGTGAACATGTCAATACTTTCATCTTTGATGACTTCAGCCGCTTGCGCTGTCACACCTACATACCCGCCATCGAAAGCACAGTGACAAAAGTCTTCCGGGCCAGGTTCGCGCTTGTCGATCCTGATGTCTTGCATGAGGAAGTATGCGTCATTGAACGTCATTTGAAAACATTCAGAAAACAAGCAAGCTGGAACTTTTACTACAAGGAACAAATGATTTTCTCGTGCTATCTCCTCTTTTTTCACTTTGTATCTCCTTTGATAAAATGTGCCGGAACTGCAACTATGCAATAACTCTCAGTAAATTGCAAATTTATAACTGATACATGAAACATTAATTTAAACAGGAAAGACCTGTTTAGTTAGGAAGGACCTTAGTTTAAACAGGAAGGACCTGTTTAGTTAGATGCCTGTCGACAAAAATTAAAACCCCAACAACCCGGAATGTGAATTCTGTTTGTTGGGGTTTTGTAGAGAGGTAATGGGGTCAGCTACCATTTCTCCATATCTACTTAAAAGATTCTCTTGCAATTCCACTCATGCGAATAATGGAAAGTAATGTTCCCTTCGGTAAGTCCTTTGAATGATATGGCAGAGTCACACGCTTTTTTGAAATTGAGTGATACATAATGTGATGACTTCCTGTTGTATGATCTATCTCAAAACCATTCTCTTGCAGAATTGTGAGAACGTTTTTAGACGTCAATGCAGGCAACTTAGGCATGTCACACATTCATTACCCTCGGGAGAGAAATGAGGCTTACGTAGTT
This window encodes:
- a CDS encoding NAD(P)H-dependent oxidoreductase produces the protein MKNVYHIVTHPNLDKSRVNKEVLKAFEGKEGVETRKLYETYPDWEIDVAREKESLLKADIIVVQTPFYWYSTPGLFKEWEDRALEYGFAYGEGGDKLKDKKLQIVLSAFGPEEAYQHGGYNRFTIEELLRPLEQTAFLCKMSFLKPLALLGVAHKTDVELVAFKDLVEKTIENLRI
- a CDS encoding type II toxin-antitoxin system HicA family toxin, producing MPKLPALTSKNVLTILQENGFEIDHTTGSHHIMYHSISKKRVTLPYHSKDLPKGTLLSIIRMSGIARESFK